TAAAAATTCTCTGAAAGCATTGGCAACACTCGATAAGCGCTTATTTTTCCTATTCACGACATGCCAATAGCGGATAATCGGAAAACCTTGCACCTCAAGAATTTTTAAGCGGCCGGTCTCCAGTTCCAACTCAGCGGTATGTTGCGACATGATACCCAATCCCATACCCGCCTGAACCGCTTGTTTGATCGCTTCCGTGGTATCCGTTTCCATCCCTTTATTAATACTGATTTTATGCGCGGCAAAAAAACGCTCCATGGCACTGCGCGTTCCCGAGCCCGATTCACGTACGAGAAAAGTCTCGTTGGCTAAGCGTTTAACCGGGATATTGTGCTCCTGGCATAAGGGATGATTAGGCGGAGCCACAACCACCAGCGGATTCTCCATGAAAGATTCACTATCGATATCGAGATTTTCGGGCGGTTGTCCCATGATCGCAAGGTCGATCAAATTATCGGTCAATTGCTTTAACACGGTTTCCCGGTTGGAAACATTTAAACTGACGGTCACGCCGCGAAAACGCTGACAAAACTTGGCCAATAAATGCGGCGCGAAATAATTGGCCGTGGTAACCACCGAGATATTTAGCTTACCTCGCTCCATTCCTTTCAATTCGTCCAGCGCCACTTCCATGTCGGTCAATTGCTGCGAAATTGCCCGGCTGTATTGATATAGCTCGTGTCCCGCCTCGGTCAGATAAATTCGTTTACCCAAGTGCTCAAAAAGCGGCAAACTAATGTTATCTTCCAGTTGTTTAATTTGCATGGAAACAGCAGGTTGAGTCAAATGAAGCTCATCGGCGGCGCGCGAATAACTCAAATGCCGGGCAACCGATTCAAATACTTTTAGTTGTCGCAATGTAAGATGAAGCATATATCAATTCAGTAAGTTTATTATAAGTATAACCTTATTATAAACATCAAAATTACTGATTTGTTCTTATGGATAAATAGCGCTATAGTGCGTTCCATAGATTTGAGTAGTCATGTTTGTTGTTTGTAACGCAATCTCCTCTCGTTTCTGTCTGTACTGTTGGCCGGAGTTGAGTGGAATTTAACTGGAGAAAATTATGGCCGTAAAAATATATAACGCTGGTGTAAAAGAATACCGACAAACTTACTGGACCCCTGATTACACGCCACTGGATACCGATCTGTTGGCATGTTTCAAGATTACACCACAACCCGGCGTGCCACGTGAAGAAGTTGCTGCAGCTGTAGCGGCAGAATCTTCAACAGGTACCTGGACCACAGTATGGACCGATCTGCTGACCGATCTGGATTACTACAAAGGACGTGCTTATAAGAT
The DNA window shown above is from Nitrosomonas sp. Is35 and carries:
- a CDS encoding LysR family transcriptional regulator; this translates as MLHLTLRQLKVFESVARHLSYSRAADELHLTQPAVSMQIKQLEDNISLPLFEHLGKRIYLTEAGHELYQYSRAISQQLTDMEVALDELKGMERGKLNISVVTTANYFAPHLLAKFCQRFRGVTVSLNVSNRETVLKQLTDNLIDLAIMGQPPENLDIDSESFMENPLVVVAPPNHPLCQEHNIPVKRLANETFLVRESGSGTRSAMERFFAAHKISINKGMETDTTEAIKQAVQAGMGLGIMSQHTAELELETGRLKILEVQGFPIIRYWHVVNRKNKRLSSVANAFREFLLKEAAKLMDESKN